Proteins found in one Venturia canescens isolate UGA chromosome 8, ASM1945775v1, whole genome shotgun sequence genomic segment:
- the dom gene encoding helicase domino isoform X1, producing the protein MSDKQGAPNLPPLAGGGNNNGTSNPSTTQQTVSLQQVLATAQGLNVLTTGGGQQFVITSQVPGLTQVLSAGGTANATGLQQVGFPRIVNIGGGSQRVIGVASASGSPLSSPNRQTKVVLATSPKLVRTSLGNVFVTPTSQSSINSIVGQAGSTSPSPARKKLRLTETTEKITASDDSALVGNATTVGSATTTTTTTTTTTSTSYRRRIMEHKMKRMRAIREKYAENASELFFLHAGGNMMDFHNWKRRPPTPQYLLFLRQHRLDPEDDDEDLTVPLAPVNNPVNEIVLASCGAPTTIVVPGNPSHNTNPNFNNPTTPITQSNEIKITSIGATPVAVSTTLPAAVAQLSQQGQIPGRPQGGRHGMVFAIRATIQTPSQVIVTTTTTTTTTTTTAHSSPNSTIAPTIIIGGTPIIPEAPRPQPTETPIAVTTSSTSAVTFATTAANTTIACPNVEQFTVETPTSVTEMKNETTPSTTVVTTTTNVATTTASTPSPQPVVKLVKLPSASSNNLPISESQNNQEQIVEKAKQEAYVMQRIAELQRDGLWSERRLPKVQEPARTKAHWDYLLEEMVWLAADFAQERKWKKAAAKKCARMVQKHFQEKAIQAQKAEKSHELRLKKIAGFMAKEIKTFWTNVEKLVEFKQQTRLEEKRKKALDQHLNFIVGQTEKYSTWLTEGLNKTEGNPSMPVSINSSRISSPVPTSKQHSDDEFEPNQSSEDDEETIAKAEEEMQSVTNHKEEVELLKKESEIPLEDLIKELPPNYLEERDKSLSPSPKESAEEGNDSVVDGDAEFTVASDESSDDENTIMEQEKLEGNTNHQKELDDLKAENEMSIDELMAKYGNMADTSMDVDVESDHESAGDSDKDEMDQQDEKSESESESEDETKEDEEDSQTQSDGETDVGLKSLLEDLSSDNKPDDKNKSGDGEQCENHNEMDDVAALAESIQPKGNTLLTTSVVTKIPFLLKHSLREYQHIGLDWLVTMYERKLNGILADEMGLGKTIQTIALLAHLACEKGNWGPHLIIVPTSVMLNWEMECKKWCPGFKILTYYGTQKERKQKRTGWTKPNAFHICITSYKLVIQDHQSFRRKKWKYLILDEAQNIKNFKSQRWQLLLNFQTQRRLLLTGTPLQNNLMELWSLMHFLMPNVFQSHREFKEWFSNPVTGMIEGNSEYNENIIRRLHKVLRPFLLRRLKTEVEKQLPKKYEHVVMCRLSKRQRYLYDDFMSRAKTKETLASGNLLSVINVLMQLRKVCNHPNLFEVRPTVSPFQMDAIEFVTASLAWSALDYNPFKSVDLAAVNLLLINLEFTTTAFVAHRVKRLKTPRKLIEEIDSLPEPPPRCPSGKIKINVRLSNQTKAPVAPPPPTTPKVKNFTGIVQNPRTPNSPLIKTINNQASPGQGVTLRVAGGQQLQGYSVQLVQHQGSVKAFPVATLAHNPTGSSSTTTTSPGSLNTQRITVGNANIRDGLQRLTTQTVTVKQGDSVQRIAVPSFAQLVQTSTGRHIILTSNQQNTNTGEFVSFPVMTSSGPRLTVLSKSLMGLSTATKVVGSVVTTTTNAGGRLGMRVPSLNVNTSPIQVATALQQQQPQQQQSLRCGIVTRSAQKEPVKVQPKEEPKSEFHIPQLEEERRKRRQSKLQSIADVNERRCAACPLYGEDLFTALRIEKPATVCQWHNGSLHCKNAKETARTRKQFFSRTEALAAAIKSTEEIVEELKDVFQRFVVYVPAVRAPTPRFHVSHPSPHKFWSQQRVRLALETEFSRKMEIVHPVASAMMTQFPDPRLIQYDCGKLQSLDRLLRNLKADNHRVLIFTQMTRMLDVLEAFLNFHGHIYLRLDGTTKVDQRQVLMERFNGDKRIFCFILSTRSGGVGVNLTGADTVIFYDSDWNPTMDAQAQDRCHRIGQTRDVHIYRLVSDRTVEENILKKANQKRLLGDLAIEGGNFTTAYFKSSTIQDLFNVDQTENDASTRMADVLDQNRDRDKALHREATVASASSQPTEEKVAIGALESALAAAEEELDVQAAKTAKAEAVADLAEFDENIPLDETERDDPQFSKAEQEVQNLVSQLTPVERYAMKFVEEAEGSFSAAQLAAAERELEQQKKEWELDRLRALREEEERRLRLADDDEKPLTFGREDAQNQVNNTSNNKRVGVRKRACPEANRGGSGRMMENARIGVSAKRRGSLRGCNNKRRTRVREQSITESEEEDDTTTDSDDSEESQDDDLVEDSPDEESSHTESQSQGDEEEEEEEAEDEDEVENDDNDDEDEEGDEDEEFRDTRNSIDRGGTRGNANFPKRRNRLNKSSERNNRWDINSPRTRSRGNVKINLWALDVSPILPGAKPTFRNNRKFVARGRKKSDRSKSDDGFVLPMSPLSPKKNIHSLSSSTVEKAAKIADEKSTEEEDDDDQSAQTWPTKRKNSANENFGDESANDNNQMTSSPVVTVSKMANVEILIAEKMSEMSSSMEMSQSDESAEHERSCAFSSDSRSNEEEDSYDVASAVGQLKATTNNFPRVEIAVTDFSIGNQENEKETVPLSEITKTGRTRSKPGLKRLTQTFDASFDESGVNSKFESESLIAGTTNKSGILHVTRSTHKSCTTFGKSVNDEETTNSEINSNLKISSPEMSHEESQLNESTESEAAAITNSNSSVTKRSTISLTRASRRSNAKSVTPDRDKASAGLDCPVESNVEASQKTRNVAKRSQSKIQLEDVATETCPEKVENPTKGNDENDLKNENVQSEIENKEIIVDNETMNKNVKPNSAEADKSISSQVDKKIILSSFVFSNPSIGLCDKLNAEPRVHLRRPDTPLPGVVTRRTKPTSGSEASTSGSSNETEAKLSSLQIRKSLEGRRSTRLSSGLSSESQDLELAMQNIIKCEAKVVLIKRPEIPSGEQLKMKKPAISSSSVVNASSLMTSHLTANSPKIVVKKLDTRVTRSSLSSNPDNVKTNVSSSVNDRPTTRRSRPSLDNGFLVPQAIPRRIKSPGGGASENVSQPTIRLNRKFTNETVQQATSVSSFPMSQKRRPDTPLPSIDSPTRVTRSRADVNSQNSIVPKTKNLRRNSTNNESITGLSRSISPPGCLVKQGDANDTDSNGNAVAHESSIGKITTDQNSSASHFENEKPQRTAKVVAILTLESRGNNHRGPTPTSPVKKSTDDNETKCTIISSSSNASSIDVDSESESETFVNDSNSTRKISARKNIKRTRMSIGKSLISDDSDEQFLDIVDESKDDDSPIQPTRKLVKLHSAATSIDKFNSTAS; encoded by the exons ATGAGTGATAAACAGGGTGCACCAAATTTGCCGCCCCTCGCGGGGGGTGGAAATAACAATGGAACAAGCAACCCAAGTACGACCCAGCAAACGGTTAGTTTGCAACAAGTACTTGCAACTGCTCAGGGTCTCAATGTTCTTACCACCGGAGGTGGACAACAGTTCGTCATCACGTCACAAGTTCCTGGCCTCACACAG gtGTTGTCGGCTGGAGGAACAGCAAACGCGACGGGTCTTCAGCAAGTCGGATTTCCTCGGATCGTCAATATCGGTGGAGGATCGCAACGGGTTATTGGTGTGGCATCGGCGAGTGGTTCGCCATTGTCATCGCCGAATCGTCAGACAAAAGTGGTACTCGCAACATCCCCGAAGCTCGTGAGAACGTCGTTAGGAAATGTGTTCGTGACGCCAACGTCACAATCGTCGATCAATAGTATAGTTGGTCAGGCGGGTTCCACGTCGCCATCGCcagcacgaaaaaaattgcgtcTCACAGAAACAACGGAGAAAATAACGGCCTCGGATGATTCGGCACTCGTTGGAAATGCGACAACGGTTGGTagcgcgacgacgacgacaactaCAACGACGACAACCACGTCGACGAGTTATCGTCGTCGAATAATGGAACACAAAATGAAAAGGATGCGAgcgattcgtgaaaaatacgCGGAAAATGCGTCCGAACTGTTTTTTCTACACGCCGGTGGAAACATGATGGATTTTCACAATTGGAAAAGGCGGCCACCGACTCCTCAGTATCTTCTCTTTCTACGACAACACAGACTCGATCCtgaggacgacgacgaggacttGACCGTTCCTCTCGCTCCCGTTAATAATCCCGTCAACGAGATTGTTCTCGCGAGCTGCGGCGCTCCCACGACGATCGTCGTTCCTGGCAATCCTTCCCACAATACCAATCCTAATTTTAATAATCCCACCACCCCGATCACCCAAAGTAACGAGATCAAAATCACCAGTATCGGTGCCACTCCTGTTGCTGTTTCTACCACGTTGCCTGCTGCGGTTGCTCAACTTAGCCAACAAG GACAAATACCAGGTAGACCTCAGGGTGGTCGTCACGGAATGGTTTTTGCCATTCGGGCGACGATTCAAACACCGTCACAAGTAATCGTCACCACCACCacaaccaccaccaccaccaccaccacagCTCACTCCTCACCCAATTCTACCATAGCACCCACGATCATTATAG GCGGAACGCCGATTATTCCTGAGGCTCCAAGACCTCAGCCAACGGAAACACCGATCGCGGTGACGACCAGCTCGACTTCTGCAGTGACTTTTGCGACGACTGCTGCGAATACAACGATCGCGTGTCCAAATGTCGAACAATTTACAGTTGAGACACCAACTTCGGTGACcgagatgaaaaatgaaacaacACCTTCGACAACAGTTGTAACGACAACTACAAATGTTGCGACCACCACCGCAAGCACACCTTCCCCTCAGCCAGTCGTAAAACTCGTTAAATTGCCTTCAGCCAGCTCGAACAATCTTCCCATTTCTGAGAGTCAGAACAATCAAGAACAAATAGTCGAAAAAGCGAAACAAGAAGCTTACGTTATGCAGAGAATAGCGGAACTACAGAGGGATGGTCTCTGGTCCGAAAGACGTTTgcccaaagtccaagaaccaGCGAGAACCAAAGCTCATTGGGATTATTTACTCGAGGAAATGGTTTGGCTCGCCGCCGATTTTGCCCAagaacgaaaatggaaaaaagccgctgcgaaaaaatgcgcgaGGATGGtccaaaaacattttcaagaaaaagcTATTCAGGCACAAAAAGCGGAAAAATCGCACGAGCTTAggcttaaaaaaattgctgGTTTCATGGCGAAAGAAATCAAAACTTTTTGGACCAACGTTGAGAAG CTCGTCGAGTTTAAGCAACAAACGAGGCTGGaagagaaacgaaagaaagcTCTTGATCAACATCTTAATTTCATTGTTGGACAAACGGAAAAGTATTCAACTTGGTTGACCGAAGGACTCAACAAAACCGAGGGCAATCCAAGCATGCCTGTTTCTATCAACAGCTCGAGAATTTCTTCCCCTGTACCAACTAGTAAACAACATTCGGATG ATGAGTTCGAGCCGAATCAGAGTTCCGAGGATGATGAAGAGACGATAGCGAAAGCCGAGGAAGAAATGCAATCAGTGACGAATCACAAAGAAGAGGttgaacttttgaaaaaagaatcgGAAATACCTCTCGAGGATCTTATCAAAGAATTGCCACCGAACTATCTTGAGGAACGGGACAAAAGTTTGTCACCTTCTCCGAAAGAAAGTGCAGAGGAAGGTAATGATTCCGTAGTCGATGGCGATGCGGAATTCACCGTTGCATCTGATGAATCTTCCGATGATGAGAATACTATCATGGAGCAGGAGAAATTGGAAGGAAATACTAATCATCAGAAAGAACTTGACGATCTTAAG GccgagaacgaaatgtctatCGATGAACTGATGGCCAAGTACGGGAATATGGCGGATACATCTATGGACGTCGACGTTGAGTCTGATCAtg AATCTGCTGGTGATTCGGACAAAGATGAAATGGACCAACAAGACGAGAAATCCGAAAGCGAGAGCGAAAGTGAAGATGAAACGAAAGAAGATGAAGAAGATTCACAAACTCAGAGTGACGGTGAAACCGACGTTGGTTTGAAATCTCTGCTGGAGGATTTGTCTAGCGATAATAAAccggacgataaaaataaatctggCGACGGTGAGCAGTGCGAAAATCACAACGAAATGGATGACGTTGCTGCACTCGCAGAGAGTATACAGCCCAAGGGAAATACGCTTCTCACAACGAGT GTCGTCACGAAAATACCATTTTTGCTGAAACATTCATTGCGCGAATATCAGCATATTGGTTTGGACTGGCTCGTAACAATGTACGAGAGAAAATTAAACGGTATTCTCGCGGACGAGATGGGCTTGGGAAAAACCATACAAACGATTGCACTACTGGCTCATCTTGCTTGTGAAAAAGGCAATTGGGGACCGCATCTCATAATTGTACCAACGTCAGTTATGCTCAATTGGGAAATGGAATGTAAGAAATGGTGTCCTGGCTTCAAGATCCTTACGTATTATGGGAcgcaaaaagagagaaaacaaaagcgTACCGGTTGGACGAAACCAAATGCGTTTCACATATGCATTACTTCGTATAAGCTCGTTATACAAGATCATCAAagttttcgaagaaaaaaatggaaatatctCATTCTCGATGAGGCGCAAAATATCAAGAATTTCAAATCTCAGCGATGGCAATTGTTactcaattttcaaactcaaag gAGACTTTTATTGACTGGCACACCGTTGCAAAACAACCTCATGGAACTTTGGTCCCTGATGCATTTCTTAatgccaaacgtttttcaatcACATCGAGAGTTCAAAGAGTGGTTCAGTAATCCGGTAACCGGGATGATCGAAGGAAATAGCGAGTACAACGAAAACATTATTCGACGTCTTCACAAG GTTCTTCGGCCATTTTTGCTACGGAGGTTAAAAACCGAGGTGGAAAAACAATTGCCAAAGAAGTACGAGCACGTGGTCATGTGCCGATTATCCAAAAGGCAGCGATATTTGTACGATGATTTCATGTCGAGAGCCAa AACGAAGGAAACGCTAGCAAGCGGAAATCTTTTGAGTGTTATAAACGTGCTTATGCAATTGCGAAAAGTATGCAATCATCCAAATCTGTTTGAAGTACGACCAACGGTTTCGCCATTTCAaatggatgcgattgagttcGTGACTGCTTCATTGGCGTGGAGCGCCCTCGATTACAATCCTTTCAAG tctgtcgacctcgcagcggtgaatCTCCTTTTGATAAATCTAGAGTTCACGACGACGGCTTTTGTCGCTCATCGTGTAAAGCGACTTAAAACACCGCGCAAACTTATCGAAGAAATCGATAGTTTGCCGGAACCGCCGCCACGATGTCCAtccggaaaaataaaaataaacgtaaGACTCTCGAATCAAACTAAGGCACCGGTAGCTCCACCACCACCGACAACACCAAAAGTTAAGAACTTTACGGGGATCGTTCAAAATCCACGAACCCCCAATTCTCCACTCATTAAAACTATCAACAATCAGGCGAGTCCTGGACAAG GTGTCACTCTGAGGGTTGCAGGCGGCCAGCAATTACAGGGGTACTCTGTCCAACTTGTTCAACACCAGGGTAGTGTGAAAG CTTTTCCTGTGGCGACTTTGGCCCACAATCCTACGGGAAGCTCGAGTACAACGACCACGAGTCCTGGGAGCTTGAATACCCAAAGAATAACAGTTGGAAATGCGAACATCAGAGATGGTCTTCAGCGACTCACGACTCAAACGGTCACAGTGAAACAGGGTGATTCAGTTCAGAGGATAGCTGTGCCCAGTTTCGCTCAACTCGTCCAAACTTCAACGGGACGACACATCATCCTCACGTCGAATCAACAAAACACCAACACCGGTGAGTTCG TTTCCTTCCCGGTTATGACATCGAGTGGGCCTCGTCTTACGGTACTCTCAAAATCGTTGATGGGTCTCTCAACGGCTACTAAAGTGGTCGGGAGTGTTGTTACTACGACAACAAATGCTGGAGGAAGATTGGGAATGAGAGTTCCTTCGTTGAACGTTAATACGTCGCCTATTCAAGTAGCCACTGCTTTGCAACAGCAACAGCCGCAACAGCAACAATCATTGCGATGCGGTATCGTTACTAGAAGCGCTCAGAAAGAACCCGTTAAAGTTCAACCGAAAGAAGAACCGAAGTCCGAATTTCACATC CCGCAACTGGAGGAAGAAAGACGAAAGAGGCGACAATCAAAGCTGCAAAGTATAGCGGATGTGAACGAAAGAAGATGCGCAGCGTGTCCATTGTACGGGGAGGATTTGTTTACAGCATTGCGGATAGAAAAGCCAGCAACAGTATGTCAATGGCACAACGGTTCGCTTCACTGTAAAAACGCGAAAGAAACGGCGCGtacgagaaaacaatttttttcgcgtACCGAGGCATTGGCAGCGGCGATTAAATCGACAGAAGAGATAGTGGAAGAACTGAAAGACGTGTTTCAACGTTTCGTCGTTTACGTGCCAGCGGTGCGTGCGCCAACGCCGCGTTTCCATGTTTCACATCCTTCGCCACACAAATTTTGGTCGCAGCAACGCGTTCGTCTGGCACTCGAGACTGAATTCTCACGGAAAATGGAAATAGTTCATCCAGTTGCTAGCGCAATGATGACGCAATTCCCCGATCCACGGTTAATACAATACGATTGCGGAAAATTACAGTCCCTCGACCGTCTTCTGAGAAATCTCAAGGCCGATAATCATCGCGTACTTATATTTACTCAAATGACGAGAATGCTCGACGTTCTTGAAGCTTTCCTCAATTTCCACGGTCATATTTATTTACGATTGGACGGAACGACCAAGGTCGATCAACGACAAGTTCTCATGGAACGTTTCAACGGCgacaaacgaattttttgcttTATACTGTCTACAAGATCCGGTGGTGTTGGCGTCAATCTCACTGGTGCTGATACTGTCATCTTCTACGACAGCGATTGGAATCCAACAATGGATGCACAAGCCCAGGATCGTTGCCACAGGATAGGACAAACGAGAGACGTCCATATTTATAGGCTCGTCAGTGATAGAACCGTCGAagaaaatattctcaaaaaGGCGAATCAGAAAAGATTGCTCGGTGACCTTGCCATTGAAGGAGGCAACTTCACTACTGCTTACTTCAAAAGT TCAACGATTCAAGATCTCTTTAACGTCGATCAAACGGAGAATGACGCTTCAACGCGAATGGCTGATGTGTTGGATCAGAACCGCGATCGCGACAAAGCTCTGCACCGCGAAGCGACAGTTGCCTCGGCGAGTTCACAACCTACGGAGGAGAAAGTAGCGATCGGGGCATTGGAAAGTGCCCTCGCCGCTGCCGAAGAAGAACTTGATGTCCAAGCTGCGAAAACCGCAAAAGCCGAGGCTGTTGCGGATCTCGCTGAGTTTGACGAAAATATACCTCTGGATGAGACCGAGCGAGACGATCCACAGTTCAGCAAAGCCGAACAGGAGGTCCAAAATTTGGTATCCCAG TTGACACCGGTGGAGCGATACGCAATGAAGTTCGTCGAGGAGGCTGAGGGCAGTTTTTCAGCAGCTCAATTGGCGGCAGCGGAGCGTGAGCTGGAGCAACAGAAAAAGGAATGGGAGTTGGACCGTCTGCGGGCGTTGCGAGAGGAGGAAGAGCGCCGTTTACGTTTGGCAGACGATGACGAGAAGCCGCTGACATTTGGACGCGAGGATGCCCAAAATCAGGTTAACAATACTAGTAATAATAAGCGCGTAGGTGTTAGAAAGCGAGCTTGTCCGGAAGCGAATCGTGGCGGCAGCGGTAGAATGATGGAGAACGCGAGAATAGGTGTTAGCGCGAAACGCCGAGGTTCGTTGCGTGGTTGCAACAACAAACGGCGTACTAGGGTAAGAGAACAATCGATCACTGAGAGCGAAGAGGAGGATGATACGACGACGGATTCCGACGATTCGGAGGAGTCTCAAGACGATGACCTCGTCGAGGACAGTCCCGACGAGGAATCGTCGCACACCGAGAGTCAGAGTCAGGGCgatgaggaggaagaggaagaagaagcggaggacgaggacgaagttGAGAACGATGATAACGATGATGAGGACGAGGAGggagacgaagacgaggaattcCGCGATACGAGGAACTCGATAGATCGTGGGGGCACTCGTGGCAACGCTAATTTTCCAAAACGACGTAATCGTCTCAACAAATCTTCCGAGCGAAATAACAGGTGGGACATCAACAGTCCGCGCACAAGATCACGCGGCAACGTCAAAATAAACCTCTGGGCCCTCGACGTGAGCCCCATTCTACCCGGTGCCAAACCTacttttcgtaacaatcgtaAATTCGTGGCCAGAGGTAGAAAAAAGTCAGACCGAAGCAAATCCGACGATGGTTTTGTTCTTCCAATGTCACCTCTCAGCCctaagaaaaatattcattctctGAGCTCTAGTACTGTGGAAAAAGCAGCGAAAATCGCCGATGAAAAATCCACCGAGGAGGAAGATGACGATGATCAATCTGCTCAGACTTGGCCtactaaaagaaaaaatagtgcgaatgaaaattttggcgACGAGAGCGCAAATGATAACAATCAAATGACTTCATCGCCCGTCGTAACTGTATCCAAAATGGCCAATGTTGAGATATTGATCGCTGAGAAAATGTCCGAGATGTCGAGCAGTATGGAAATGTCGCAAAGCGACGAAAGCGCGGAGCACGAACGATCTTGTGCCTTCTCTTCTGACTCGAGAAGTAACGAAGAAGAGGATTCTTACGACGTTGCCTCGGCGGTGGGACAGCTCAAAGCAACAACAAACAATTTTCCTCGTGTAGAAATTGCTGTGACTGATTTTTCGATTGGAAatcaagaaaacgaaaaagaaactgTTCCTCTGAGCGAAATCACGAAAACCGGGCGTACGAGATCGAAACCTGGTCTCAAACGTTTGACGCAAACTTTCGACGCGAGCTTCGACGAATCCGGCGTGAACAGTAAATTCGAAAGCGAATCATTGATCGCTGGTACAACGAACAAAAGCGGTATTTTACATGTGACAAGATCGACTCACAAATCTTGCACAACTTTTGGAAAGAGCGTCAACGACGAAGAAACTACTAATTCGGAAATAAATTCCAATCTAAAAATTTCTTCCCCCGAAATGAGTCACGAGGAATCGCAGTTGAACGAAAGTACGGAAAGCGAAGCAGCAGCGATaacgaattcaaattcttCTGTAACAAAAAGATCAACCATTTCATTGACTCGCGCAAGTCGACGATCGAACGCCAAATCTGTGACACCGGATCGCGACAAAGCCTCCGCGGGCTTGGATTGTCCCGTCGAATCGAACGTTGAGGCATCGCAGAAAACACGCAACGTCGCAAAACGTTCACAAAGCAAAATACAACTCGAAGACGTTGCTACCGAAACGTGTCCGGAGAAGGTGGAAAACCCGACGAAaggaaacgatgaaaatgatttgaaaaatgaaaacgttcAATCCgaaattgaaaacaaagaaatcATCGTTGATAACGAAACGATGAATAAAAACGTCAAACCGAATTCCGCCGAAGCGGACAAATCAATTTCGTCTCaggttgataaaaaaataattctcagcTCATTCGTATTTTCAAATCCATCGATAGGGTTATGCGACAAACTGAACGCAGAGCCTCGGGTCCATTTGCGAAGGCCGGACACGCCATTGCCGGGCGTGGTGACGCGTCGTACAAAGCCAACTTCCGGTTCTGAAGCTTCGACATCCGGTTCGTCGAACGAGACGGAAGCAAAGTTGTCTTCCTTGCAAATACGTAAATCATTAGAAGGCCGTAGGAGCACTAGACTGAGCAGTGGATTGTCCTCGGAATCGCAGGATCTCGAGTTGGCAATgcaaaatattattaaatgtGAAGCGAAAGTCGTTTTAATCAAGAGACCGGAAATACCGAGCGGAGAgcaattgaaaatgaagaaaccgGCTATTTCTTCGTCCTCGGTTGTCAACGCGTCGTCCTTAATGACTTCCCATTTAACGGCGAATTCTCCTAAAATCGTAGTCAAAAAGTTGGACACTCGAGTCACAAGATCTTCGTTGAGTTCGAACCCGGACAACGTCAAAACGAATGTTTCTTCGTCGGTGAATGATCGACCTACCACTCGACGATCCAGGCCTAGCCTCGACAATGGTTTTCTCGTGCCTCAAGCGATTCCTCGGAGAATCAAATCGCCGGGAGGAGGAGCCAGCGAAAATGTGAGCCAGCCGACGATAAGGTTGAACCGTAAATTCACCAACGAGACGGTCCAGCAAGCAACGAGCGTTTCGAGTTTCCCAATGTCCCAAAAACGCCGACCCGACACTCCCTTGCCGTCGATCGATTCGCCGACAAGGGTGACTCGATCGCGCGCTGACGTAAATAGTCAAAATTCTATTGTACCCAAGACTAAAAATTTACGTCGTAATTCTACAAACAACGAATCGATTACGGGATTGAGTCGTTCGATTTCGCCTCCTGGCTGCCTCGTTAAGCAGGGCGATGCGAATGATACGGATTCCAACGGTAATGCGGTTGCCCATGAAAGCAGCATCGGCAAAATAACGACCGATCAGAATTCGAGCGCGAGTCATTTCGAGAATGAAAAGCCTCAGAGAACGGCCAAAGTTGTCGCGATACTCACTCTTGAATCTCGTGGCAATAATCACAGAGGTCCGACCCCGACGAGTCCTGTAAAAAAATCGACCGACGACAACGAAACTAAATGCACAATCATTAGTAGCAGCAGCAACGCTTCTTCAATCGACGTCGATAGCGAATCCGAGAGCGAAACATTCGTCAACGATTCCAATTCGACGCGTAAAATATCTGCAAGAAAGAATATCAAGAGAACGCGAATGTCGATTGGTAAATCGTTGATTAGCGATGATTCCGATGAGCAATTTCTTGACATTGTTGACGAGAGCAAAGACGATGATTCGCCGATTCAACCAACGAGGAAACTCGTCAAATTACACTCGGCAGCGACGTCCATTGACAAATTTAACAGTACGGCCTCTTGA